The genome window TCGGACTCCACGAGGCCGGCCGGGAGCGTGATGCCGCAGATGGCGCCGGTGGCCTTGTAGTCCTTCCAGCCGGAGCCGGAGATGTAGCCGCGCACGATGCATTCCACCGGCAGGGGCTTGGCCTTCTTGACCAGCATGGACCGGCCTTCGAGCTGGGCCGCATACTTCTGGCACTCGGCCGGGAAGTCCTTCACGTCGGTGGAGATGATGTGGTTGGGGATGATGTCCTCCATCTGGCGGAACCAGAATGCGGAGATCTGGGTGAGGACGTACCCCTTGTCGGGAATCGCCTCGTTCATGATGACGTCGAAGGCCGAGATCCGGTCGGTGGTGACGATGAGCAGCGCGTCGCCCAGATCGTAAATGTCGCGTACCTTGCCGCGGCCGGCAAGTTTCAGGTCGGGGAAATCGGTCTTGAGCACCAGTTCTGCCATGGCTAGAATCTCCTCTTGTTAATGGTCAGATGTCCTTGAGGGCGGGGTTGATCTCGATCTTCGCCTTGCTCCGAAGCTCTTCGATCCACTTGCGGTATTCGTCGTCCTGCTTGCGCGGCAGGATCTCCTGCTTGATCTTCTCCTTTTGCGCAGCAAAGTTGGCGGCGTTCAGCTCGGTGCGTTCCTTGAGGCGGAAGGCAATCCAGCGGGCGCCCACCCGGATCGGCTCCTTGGGGGCCGGCGCCGCGGTGGTGAGCGTGAAGGCTGCTTCCATGAGTTCCGGCGAGGCGCCCACCGTGGGGACGCTGCCCTTGGCGTCGAAGGCGAAGGAGCCTGAATCCCGGAGCGTGAGCCCGGTCGAATCACCCTTGGCCAGCTTTGCCTGGGCCTCTTCGGCCTTCTTCTTCGCCAGATCCACGGCCTTCGCTGCCCTGGCCTTCTCTTCGACCTGGGCGCGAATCTGGGCCAGGGGCGGCACTTCGGCGGGCTTGCGCTCCTTGAGCTTGATCAGGTAGATTCCCTTTTTCGTTTCCACGGGGCCGCCCAGTTCACCCTCCTTGAGGAGGAAGGCCCGGCGGATCAGCTCGGTTTCGCCGGCCAGGGCCGGTGCGGGCTGCTGGGCCGTGAACAGGGCGGTTTCTTCCGTCCTGGCGCCCAGGGCCCGGGCAACGGCGCCGATGTCGCCGGTTGCCTTGTTCTTGTTGACGGCGTCGGCGGCCAGTTCGTAGGCATGTTGACCGGCCTTGAAGCGCCGGGCGTCCTCCCGGACCTTCTCCTTGACCTCGGCCAGTGGGAGGATGCCCGCAGGTCCCTGGTAGCGGTCGATGTTCTTCTGGTACCAGGCCTGCATGTCGGCCTCGCTCACCTCAAGGCCGCCCACTTTCAGGGGGTCGACCATCACGTAGGTGATGCTGATTTTCTCCGGGGTCTTGAAGTCGTTCTGGTTTTGGGCGAGAAAGTCGGTGATCTCCTGGTCGGTGAGCTTGATCTCTCCCTTCACGTCGTCGGGGGAGAACGATACGTAGGAGAGCGCAAGCCGGTCGTTGCGCTTGCGGAAGAGCTCGTGGGCCTCGTCGTCGGTCACCGTAGCCCGGGACTTGATCTTGTCCTGGGCCTTCTTGATCATCAGCTCTTCCTTCTGGCTTTCCTCGAATTCCTTGGGAGCGATCCTGTTGGCCTTGAGGACCTGCACGTACTGGTTGAAGCTGAAGGCTCCGTTCACCTGGAACGAGGGCATGGCGGCAATGGCCTGCTGAACATCATCCTTGCTGACCTTGATTCCCATGTCCCGGGCGGCGTTGCGAACGAGCGCACCTTCGACGAGGGTGTCGAGGGCCTGTTTCTTGACGTTGAGCTGCTTTTCCAGTTCCGGGGTGAGGGCGGGACCGTAGAGCTGGACGTAGATGTCGCGCAACCGGTAGTAGGTCCGCTGGAAGTCCTCGTAGCTGATTGTGGTTCTGTCGACCTTGACGGCGTAGCTGGAGGGTGTCAGCTTGCCTTCTCCCTTGCCCCATACCAGGAAGATGGTACCGATGAAGGAGAGAACGATGACGCCGAAGACCACCTTGATGATGGGGGACTGCTTGTACTTCCTCATGATGCCGAGCATTGGCGGGGACTCCTTTGTGCCGGATGGATTCGGATGCGCCGTGGAAACGACGGGTCCGAATACTACTATAAGTACCCATGGGAACGCAACATGATTACACTATCCAGCGCTTTTCCCCCTTGCACGCGGGATGGGTTTCTGCTACGATTCAGCGCTTCAAAAACGTCATTCTCCTCTGCATGCGTGAAAGGATTCATAATCCATGCTCAAGATATTCGACAGCCTTTTCGGCCTCTTTTCCAATGACCTGGCAATCGACCTCGGCACCGCCAACACCCTCGTCTACTTGAAGGGGAAGGGGATCGTGGTGCGTGAGCCCTCCGTGGTGGCGGTTCAGAAGACCAACCTGGGCCAGCAGAAGGTGCTGGCAGTGGGGATGGAAGCCAAGAAGATGCTCGGCCGCACGCCGGGCAACATCACCGCCATCCGCCCCATGAAGGACGGCGTCATCGCCGATTTCGACATCACCGAGGAGATGCTCCGCTACTTCATCCACAAGGTACACAACCGCAAGACCCTGGTTCGCCCCCGGATCGTCATCTGCGTCCCCTCGGGGATCACCCAGGTGGAGAAGCGGGCCGTCAAGGAGTCGGCCGAGTCGGCCGGCGCCCGTGAGGTCTATCTGATCGAGGAGCCCATGGCGGCGTCCATCGGCGCCGGCCTCCCCATCACCGAGGCGAGCGGCAACATGATCGTAGACATCGGCGGCGGCACCACCGAGGTGGCTGTCATCTCCCTGGCGGGCATCGTGCTCACCAAGTCGGTGCGGGTCGGCGGTGACAAGATGGACGAGGCCATTGTCCAGTACATCAAGCGCAAGTACAACCTCCTCATTGGCGACCGCATGGCCGAGATCATCAAGATCGAGATCGGCGAGGCCTATGCCGCCGACGAGATGCGGACCATGGAGGTCAAGGGGCGGGACCTGGTGTCCGGCATTCCCAAAACCACCGAGATCAATTCCGACGAGATCCGCGAGGCCCTGTCAGAACCGGTCAACGCCATCGTTGACGCCGTCAAGATCTGCCTGGAGCGGACCCCGCCCGAACTTGCCGCGGATATCGTGGACCGGGGTATCTTCCTGGCCGGCGGCGGCGCCCTCCTGCGCAACCTGGACATGCTCCTGCGCGAAGAGACGGGGCTGCCGGTCTTCATCGCCGACGATCCCCTCTCCTGCGTGGTTCTCGGTTCCGGCAAGGTTCTCGACGAACTGAACCTGCTCCGCCGGGTCGCCGTCAGCTCCTGACCGGATTCCGTCACCGGAGCGCACTCACTTTGTCCGCGCGGCTGCACCTCACCCCGATGTGCGGCCGCGCCCTCATCCCCACTAGCCAGTCACACGGCAGCATTCCGATGGCATCCTTCACCGTCGACATACTCGTTCCCGTCTGGAACCGTCCCGTTGAGACGCGCACCTGTCTCGTGTCACTCGTGGAGTCCGCTCCGGAAGCCCGTCTCGTCCTGATCGACAACGGCAGCGACCGGGAAACCGAACGTCTCCTGGAAGAATTCGCCGAACGGCTCGGCGACCGGGCCCTGCTCATCAGGAACGACACCACCCGCGGCTTCGTGCCGGCGGTGAACCGCGGCCTGTCCCGGGCTGAAGCCCCCTTCGTGGTGATCGTGCGCAATACCACCGTTGTGGCGCCCGGCTGGCTCGAACCGCTGGTGGAACTGGCAACGGCACGGCCCGAAGCAGGCCTCGTGATTCCCCTCTTGGCCCAGGAAACCGGCACCCCCCGTCGCGGCAGGGTAAAGCCCGCCGCGACGGTGACCGAGATTTCCCACGGTTCCTTTGCAGCCATGCTGATCCGTCGGTCCCTGTTCGAGCGCTTGGGCGGCTTTGACGAAGAGCTGGACGGCGATCTCTGGTGTCTCAGGGATTACTCCCGCCGGGCCCTGGCCGGAGGGTGCCTGACCCTGGCCGCCGAAGGCGTGCCGGTGGTCTTCCGGGATGAGGTGTTGCTCGGCTCGCCCGCCCGGCGCCAGGAACTGGTCGGTGCCAGCGCCGCAAGGGTGGAAGCCCGCTGGGGCCGCGAGGCTTCGTTCCTCGTCTATTTCCCTGCCGACGCTGACCCGGAGGTCGTGCGTACCCGGTTCGGCGTGCTGCTGCGGGCGGCCCGCATGGGGCATCGCGTTACCGTGGCCATCGGATGTAAGCTCAGGCGGGCGGTTTCTGCCGCAGGGCTCGGTTCCCTGCACCGCAGCATCGTCGTGGAAGAACTGCCGCGCTTTTTCGTCCCGTCCGCGCTCCGCAGGGTTGCGGAGCGGTACGCGGCAGAGGGGAGCGACCCTGTCTGCGTGGCGGGGATCGACGGCATCGATCTGCCGGGAGGGATGTCCTTCCGTCCCTTCGCCTGGTTCGAGGGGGAGGTAGGTGCCAGTGAAGAGGTGCTCTACCGGCGCGACGGGGAGGGAAATCCGGTGACAGCCCCGGCCGATTGCGTTACAGTAATGCTTTCCGAAGCAGCCCGTCAGGGGGATGAGCGGGAGGAGGTGGCCCAGTGATAGACGACATTACGGCACAGCTTCGCGCCGGCCGGCAGGTTCTGGAGGCGCTCGAACGGGAGCTGGCAGACCGCATCGCATCGTTCGCGAAACTCCTTGCCGACTCTCTGGCGGGAGGGCGCAAGCTCCTCGTCATGGGGAACGGCGGATCGGCCGCCGATGCCCAGCATTTCGCAGCGGAGATCGTCGGGCGCTTCAAGCTCGAGCGCCGGGGGCTGCCGGCCGTGGCGCTGACCACCGATACCTCCATCCTCACCGCCATCGGCAACGACTATGGCTTTGACGCCATATTCCGCCGCCAGGTGGAAGCCCTGGCCGATGAGGGGGATGTGGTGGTGGGGATCTCCACCAGCGGCAATTCCCGCAACGTTCAGGAAGCCCTGCTCCTGGCCCGGGAACGCGGCTGCCGCACCGTGGGGCTCCTGGGCCGGACCGGCGGTTCCATCCGCGATATCGTGGAACTGGATCTCACCGTGCCGAGCGCCGACACCCCCCGCATCCAGGAGGGGCACATCGCCATCATCCATATCGTCTGCGACCTGGTCGAAAAGAGGCTGTTCCCATGAAATACCGTCCCGTGGACCTTTCCGGAGTCACCACCTATCCCCTTGCCGAACGGAAGAACAAGGTGAGCATCCGGCGCGATTTCGCCGGACCGGTCACGCCGGGGATGAGTGTGGCGGATCTGCTCCGGTCCCTGCCGAACCAACTGGGGGCAGAGGCCCTCACGGGGGTCATCGGCGCCGTGGTCTCGGCCCGGGAGAAGGGAAAGCCGGTTATCCTGGCCATGGGAGCCCACGTCATCAAATGCGGTCTCCAACCGGTCCTGAAGACGCTGGTGGAAGCCGATGTCATCACCGCGGTTGCCTGAACGGCGCCGGGTCCATCCATGACTACGAGTTGTCGCTCATCGGCGAGACGAGCGAGGATGTGGGGGCGGTTCTCCACTGCGGCACCTTCGGCATGGCCGAGGAGACCGGCAGCCACATCAACCGGGCCCTCAGGGATGGTGTCGCCCGGGGCCTGGGCTACGGCGAGTCCGTGGGACGGTTCATAATCGAGAACAATAATCCCTACCGCACGTCGAGCCTCCTGGCCACCTGCGTGGAGCGCGATATCCCGGTGACGGTCCACGTGGCGGTCGGCACCGACATCATCCACCAGCACCCCGAGGCGGACGGCGCGGTCATCGGCGAGGCCACCTTCAGGGATTTCCGGTTGCTCACCTCGGTGGTGGCCGATTTGGGGGACGGCGGCGTCTACCTGAACGTGGGAAGCGCGGTGCTTCTGCCCGAGGTCTTCCTCAAGGCTCTCTCCATCGCCCAGAATCTGGGTCACCACGTGGATCACTTCTCCACCGCCAATTTCGACATGCAGCAGCACTACCGGCCCCTCCAGAACGTGGTGAAGCGCCCCACGTCGGGCAAGGGGCGGGGCTACACCATCACCGGCCACCACGAGATCATGATCCCGCTCCTGGCGGCGGGCATTCTGGACCGGATACGGGGGTAGGGGAGCCATGGAGCGCAAGAGCGTCGAATCTCTCTTTGCCCATGCCGGGACGATCAACGCCCTGGTCATCGGCGACCTGATGCTGGACCAGTACCTGTGGGGCAAGGCCGAGCGGATTTCCCCGGAAGCGCCGGTTCAGGTGGTGGACGTGACCCGGGAGGAGATCCGGATCGGCGGGGCCGGCAACGTGGCCAACAACCTGGTGGCCCTCGGCTGCCGGGTGAGCGTGGCGAGCGTGGTGGGGGGGGACGAGAACGGCACCATTCTCCTCCATGCCTTTTCCGGCAAGGGGATCGACGTGACCGGCATTGTGGAGGACCCGTCGCGCACCACCAGCCGAAAGACCCGCGTTCTCGCTGCCAACCAGCAGATCGTCCGGATCGACCGGGAATCACGGGACGAGATCGGGCCGGACAACGAACAGCGCATCATCGATTACCTGAACGCCCACGGCGGCCGTTTCAACGTGATCCTTGTGTCGGACTACCTCAAGGGGGTTTTAACCCCGACGCTCCTGGCCGAGGTGATCACCTATGCCCGCAGGCGCGAAATCCCCGTGGTGGTTGACCCCAAGGGGAGCGACTACACGAAATACCGGGGCGCCACGGTCCTGACCCCCAACCGGAAGGAGGCGGAAGCGGCCTCCGGCATCGCCATCCGCGACGAGGAGAGCCTCTGCCGGGCCGGCGAGCGCCTTCTGGAGACGGCCGACCTGACCGCGCTGGTCATCACCCGGAGCGAAGAGGGGATGTCGCTCTTCCTGCGGGGCGGCCAGGTGGTGCATATCCCCACCTATGCCCGCGAGGTGTTCGACGTGACCGGCGCCGGCGATACCGTGCTGGCCGTGCTCGGCATGGCCCTGGCCGGGGGGGTCGGTTTCGCCGACGGGGCCCGTCTGGCCAATGTGGCGGCCGGCGTGGCAGTGGGAAAGGTGGGCACGTCCACGGTATCCCCTGCCGAGATTGTCGGATCCGTGGGGTTCCAGCACGGGGAGGGAGACGCCAAGGTCAAGAACTTGGATGCCCTCGCCGTGATCATCGCGGCGGAAAAGGCGCGGGGCAAACAGGTGGTGTTCACCAACGGCTGCTTCGACCTCCTGCACGTGGGGCACGTCAAGTATCTCCAGAAAGCCCGCGGCTTCGGCGACCTGCTCGTCCTGGGACTCAACAGCGATGCCTCCATCCGGCGGCTCAAGGGTGAAAAACGTCCCCTGATCGGCCAGGAGGAGCGGGCCCACATCCTTGCGGCCCTGGACTGCGTCGATTATGTGGTTGTCTTCGATGAAGACACGCCGCTCACCCTGATCGAGACTCTCAGGCCGGCGGTGCTGGTCAAAGGGGGCGACTACACCTCGACGGGGTAGTGGGGCGCGAGGTGGTCGAGTCCTATGGCGGCCGGGTGGAGCTGGTGGCGTTCGTGGACGGCCGCTCCACAACGAACATCATCGAGAAGATCCTGAAAGCCTACGGCGAGGAGTGACCGGTGACGGGTGGCAGGCGCGCCGTTTTCCTCGACCGGGACGGCACCATCAACGTTGAAAAGGGCTATGTCCACCAGGCCCATGAATTCGAGTTCATCCCCGGCGCCCCCGAGGCGATCCGGCTCCTCAACGGGGCCGGTTTTCTCGTGGTGGTGGTGACCAACCAGTCGGGGGTTGCCCGCGGATACTACGACGAGGAGGCGGTGCACCGGCTCCACCGTTTCATGGATGCCGAACTGGCCAGGGATGGCGCCTTCGTCGACGCCTACTACCTCTGCCCCCACCATCCCCACCACGGGGTGGGACCCTATCGCATCGAGTGCTCCTGCCGCAAGCCCCTGCCGGGGATGCTGACCGGCGCCGCTCGGGACATGGGCATCGATCTGGCCCGCTCGTACCTGATAGGCGACAAGGTGTCCGACGTGGAAGCCGGGCTCGCCGCGGGCTGCACCTCCCTGCTCGTCCTCACCGGGTACGGCGACGGCGAGGTGCCCCGGGTTCCCGACGGTGTCCTGGCCTGCGCCGACATCCTCGCCGCGGTCCGCCGGATCATTGACCTGGAGGGAGATAGCGTTTGACGCTATTTTGCCCGCTGTGCTATAACCGCTGATTTAAAGAGATGTTTTCGGTGTCGAGGACACCGAGGTTCAGGAGAGTCCATGGCCATTTCCAAGGGAATCATACTTGCCGGCGGAGCGGCAGCCGTCTCTATCCCCTGACGCTCGTCGCCAGCAAGCAGCTCCAGCCGGTCTACGACAAGCCCATGATCTACTATCC of Geobacter anodireducens contains these proteins:
- a CDS encoding peptidylprolyl isomerase — encoded protein: MLGIMRKYKQSPIIKVVFGVIVLSFIGTIFLVWGKGEGKLTPSSYAVKVDRTTISYEDFQRTYYRLRDIYVQLYGPALTPELEKQLNVKKQALDTLVEGALVRNAARDMGIKVSKDDVQQAIAAMPSFQVNGAFSFNQYVQVLKANRIAPKEFEESQKEELMIKKAQDKIKSRATVTDDEAHELFRKRNDRLALSYVSFSPDDVKGEIKLTDQEITDFLAQNQNDFKTPEKISITYVMVDPLKVGGLEVSEADMQAWYQKNIDRYQGPAGILPLAEVKEKVREDARRFKAGQHAYELAADAVNKNKATGDIGAVARALGARTEETALFTAQQPAPALAGETELIRRAFLLKEGELGGPVETKKGIYLIKLKERKPAEVPPLAQIRAQVEEKARAAKAVDLAKKKAEEAQAKLAKGDSTGLTLRDSGSFAFDAKGSVPTVGASPELMEAAFTLTTAAPAPKEPIRVGARWIAFRLKERTELNAANFAAQKEKIKQEILPRKQDDEYRKWIEELRSKAKIEINPALKDI
- a CDS encoding rod shape-determining protein (functions in MreBCD complex in some organisms), which produces MLKIFDSLFGLFSNDLAIDLGTANTLVYLKGKGIVVREPSVVAVQKTNLGQQKVLAVGMEAKKMLGRTPGNITAIRPMKDGVIADFDITEEMLRYFIHKVHNRKTLVRPRIVICVPSGITQVEKRAVKESAESAGAREVYLIEEPMAASIGAGLPITEASGNMIVDIGGGTTEVAVISLAGIVLTKSVRVGGDKMDEAIVQYIKRKYNLLIGDRMAEIIKIEIGEAYAADEMRTMEVKGRDLVSGIPKTTEINSDEIREALSEPVNAIVDAVKICLERTPPELAADIVDRGIFLAGGGALLRNLDMLLREETGLPVFIADDPLSCVVLGSGKVLDELNLLRRVAVSS
- a CDS encoding glycosyl transferase: MASFTVDILVPVWNRPVETRTCLVSLVESAPEARLVLIDNGSDRETERLLEEFAERLGDRALLIRNDTTRGFVPAVNRGLSRAEAPFVVIVRNTTVVAPGWLEPLVELATARPEAGLVIPLLAQETGTPRRGRVKPAATVTEISHGSFAAMLIRRSLFERLGGFDEELDGDLWCLRDYSRRALAGGCLTLAAEGVPVVFRDEVLLGSPARRQELVGASAARVEARWGREASFLVYFPADADPEVVRTRFGVLLRAARMGHRVTVAIGCKLRRAVSAAGLGSLHRSIVVEELPRFFVPSALRRVAERYAAEGSDPVCVAGIDGIDLPGGMSFRPFAWFEGEVGASEEVLYRRDGEGNPVTAPADCVTVMLSEAARQGDEREEVAQ
- a CDS encoding phosphoheptose isomerase (catalyzes the isomerization of sedoheptulose 7-phosphate to D-glycero-D-manno-heptose 7-phosphate); its protein translation is MIDDITAQLRAGRQVLEALERELADRIASFAKLLADSLAGGRKLLVMGNGGSAADAQHFAAEIVGRFKLERRGLPAVALTTDTSILTAIGNDYGFDAIFRRQVEALADEGDVVVGISTSGNSRNVQEALLLARERGCRTVGLLGRTGGSIRDIVELDLTVPSADTPRIQEGHIAIIHIVCDLVEKRLFP
- a CDS encoding D,D-heptose 1,7-bisphosphate phosphatase → MTGGRRAVFLDRDGTINVEKGYVHQAHEFEFIPGAPEAIRLLNGAGFLVVVVTNQSGVARGYYDEEAVHRLHRFMDAELARDGAFVDAYYLCPHHPHHGVGPYRIECSCRKPLPGMLTGAARDMGIDLARSYLIGDKVSDVEAGLAAGCTSLLVLTGYGDGEVPRVPDGVLACADILAAVRRIIDLEGDSV